The DNA region aaaataacCGCAAAAGAAAATTGCTAATTTAGTCAGAagaattacatttaaaaaaaaaaattcttaaagaATCTTCAGGATGGTGTGACAAAACGTAATTTAGGGTCAAATTATTCGagaaatgataaaattcaatagcgagtgattgaagaaaaaaaatgaataaaaagagatagaaaaaaaaatttttacatctaGGAAAACAAAGTTTAATTGCTACTTACGTAATTGGAAagtttgatgaatttttttagtttgctGACGtgatgagatttttttttttttttgcacaccCACCATCGCCATCATTACCACCTCCACTTTCTTTTATCGTTTACGACataaattttcgatttttaccCCTGGCTAAAATTGACGAAGAACTTTAATTgcactgaaaaataaaagaaatataataatataaggtcagtctatatatattttttattttgtatttgtggaataaagaaaagaaaataaaagtttcaAGTATATTGGAGCAAAATGTTGagattaaagtaaaaaaaaatgttgaaaaaaaaatttactgattGGGTGCGTTAGACACAAGTTGATTGGTGTTTTGATCGGGTGGTTTGTAAACTCACTTTCATCAGGTTTTAGTCAAACAATTTTCTGTTACCATAGACACACCCTGATGTCGATTGTCcactactttttttaaaaaaaaacttttaaaagtacttatatatatatatacaattgttaTATCCTCAAaacttttgttgtttttaatcactttttataaataatttaaagaaaaaataattaaaaattaaattactttttaacatgaattttaattcaacaacttgaaataagaattttatattgttattaagtttttgaattatttttattgagtcgtaatttatatatataaaaatttatttttattttaaaaaaatatatactgttttatgccaataaaaaatttagtaaatttgtcatttaaatttattttttatttacatcaaaagtagtttaatatataaattcaatgacaaagtaaaatttatattttatttataatttattattagattttatttttttattaaaatagaatgtttttaaatttttttttaaaaataaaataatggttaaaatatatgttttgtTGAGAAATCTAAaatcaatttgtatatttttattaaatttttcactgGAGACTGCGATGCATACGTGATGCTAActcaacacttttttttttttttttttttttatttcacgtaTTATgcttattaaataaattaaaactcacgtctatatatataccaaaaattataataaaattgctttttaatttaagagttttaaaattaaaagaaattaaatttttataaatttatttattacgtgTTAGTAAATCTatttctaaatgaaaaaaaaaaaaaacttaatcttaacataaaacaaaaaaaaaaaataatcataacaaCTTGAATATTAgtgatatcaaaaataaattttcgcCCACATTCAAAGAAttgatgttaaaatttaacatcaatttaaatgttttctttttttatttttcatacgttatttttgtattttacgtTGTGATTTTATATTTCGGATTATAAgaattgacatattttttacatgtatatttaattttcttatttctggaaaaaatagttaattaaatatcaaaataatctaaaattattatcacaactTCCAATCAGAAAAACGTCATCTAATTTTCGTTGGCtgaaaacattaattaaattactaactaaacaatgaatttaaaaaaaaattaatcaaataaataaaaaacataataacaatccaataaaaaaaaaaaaaaaaatactgtaggCGGTGCATTCCATGTGCATGTTGGTGCATGTTGTTTTATACTCGAAAGGATGAAAGTTGCGCACGCATCATATCTCGTGGTCGAGGAATCCTCGTGGCTAACTCGAcattcaaacacacacacaagtTCAGTAACTCCGTAACGGTCTCGGCGTGCACTTCTTTCCTCGgcgtcattttatttttctcatttaataaaataataaaaaaagtgttattaaaattacctaaaaacaatttacaaataaataaaactactattattatttatctaatttttatttatctattaacataattaacaaatacaaataaaaaaaaagtgatgaaAATGTGTTAAAGTGAATTTACAAAGTtgcaaaaaaggaaaaaaaaaaaaatcgtttagtGTAAACgtaaagttattattatacaaaaaaaaaaaaaaaaatgtcacttCCAAAATTGACATTTCTTTTGACATTGGTATCGTTACTAACAATTGTTGTGTCATCAACACaacaaataaatgtcaataaatgttgtaatattgatgaagaattattaattgataaaaaaccaGCAAATAATGATGTTGTatgtattaaaacaaatttaccaTGGACACCAACGTATTATAATCAAAGTTTACCACcaccaaataaatttgtatttggtTTACCAAAAacatggaaaataaataataataaattaccaatatgtagtgatgataatgttattgatattattattaatcgtTCAGCAAATCCAATAATAATATGGAGTAATGGTGGTGCTGTTCTTGGTACTGgtttatcattttatcaacCAAATACATTTTGTGCTGataaaaatgcaataattGTTTgtgtaccaaaaaaaaatattgctaatCATGCTGCATCAACAACACGTCCTCGTATACACAGATGTTGTCTTAATAATGCTGTTTTTAGCAATGAAAggttagtatttatttttttaaaattataattattgatgtttttttttttaataataattgatgattaatttactTTAGAAATACTTGTGAAAATGTGAAAGATCCAGAAgacatatcaaaaaaattaatgccaataaattcatcatcagcTGAAATATTACCAGGTTTTCCAACTTGTGCTAATGGTCAAAAATATGTTATTGTTGGTGATAGTAATAATGGAGTGTTACAATCAGATGGTGGACTTATTGTTGATGGTATTAATTTACCACCACTTGAATATTGTGTTGAACTTATCAAAGAACTTGATggaaaaggaaaaatatttgCTTGCTCTGAACATGCACCAAAAAGGtacaaatttattgtaaatattaacaaaagttACCACAAGACACAACATAAACACAACTGACTGACatgtatatcaaaataaatagtattcaatttttcaattcatcaaACAGTaaattatcttaaaaataaaaaaaatattatcttatacaataaaataaaagcaagaaaaaaaaaacaaatgtacatattattttttttttcgacgaTGAAAGGGTTCAGAAGTCGTAAATTTCGAACAACACAAAAGACCGACTAGCGATCTGGAGCTGTTCCAATCGTTAAACACAAAATGGATtcactttaaaataaatataaaaaaaaaaaattcataccaTTCAGTAATATCTACAACAACCGGTCTTCATGAATGTTTGCTATTCAattccaaataaaatttaaacgattttttatttattttacaaattcacATCACTTTCTACATGTGACTCATCCTTTTAATAATgtctttgaaataaataaaaatacgcaATCTCATATTACACCCTATTTAAtttcgttttcttttttatatcaatttttattacaaccGGAAATTAGGggtaaataatatcaatttacattttttaaaaaatttttagaatcaaGAAATTtgatatagataaaaaaattgtaattagaaaataaaaaatgcaaacaAAACAAagtgcaatttatttttaatttttttaaaaatattaattgttagtttgtttaaattacgaaaaatatcttgtgaaattattcaagtcgatgaataattaattaaacaaatcataaatagaaaattttgtcttcaaagaaaaatatttctctgaATTTTCTTGCTGtttaataattagaaaatttaatattattaattaatttttaaatgaaaatttaaaaaaaaatttaaatggtaaATTTCGAGTTTGATgagagaaattaaaataatataaaaataaaagtaaaaaaaaagggacaATTGGAATGCCAGAGAGAAAACGTGACCTTGGTAAGCTTTGGTATAGACTATACAAAATACGTATGCACTCGAGTCGATGAACGATACAAATACCGTTAttctatttcaataaaaaaataaaaaaaaaaatagataaaaataaataaataaatttaaagagtaatgaacaaaaaagaaaaatacaaaaaaatcaagtcaTTTAATCATAGagtttcttcttttttttttctatattattaataatttttttttcttgttatttttataataaaatacttttttaaattatatttattattatttcgaggATTGGAGATGATCGAAGggaaatcaaaaaatattcggttaaaattaaaatataaaaataaaaaaaatcatggatccggttttatattattttttcgaaatatatatatttatatcgtcGCTTTCACTCACGAACTTTCACTTAAAATTCAATGCTGTTAGAATTTCAGCAGGTGCTATAGTCTCTGTAACAtcaaacgaatttttttttatttccaatatTCCATTATAActgaaaattgattttgaaaaattgattctATTATGTCACGAATATaacgatagaaaaaaaaaaattttttttttaattagtgtcatagattttttagtttttataatgaacttttttgcttttttttttttaaattattttttttctcttgtccATCTCGAAAGCCacttgggaatttttttttaccttataTTTACCTTGAAACTTTAAATTTCATGCGGTTTACTTTATAAAGATTTTCAAGtgtcttttataattttttacttactttgaagaattattattattataattataatagataatttttttttttttaaatttattattaacacacTGTTGAGtaaattaaacatatatattttttttttatacctttgagtttattatttttcttttttcttgtaatatgaaaatgaaaaaaaaatatcacataaAAGAAATTCTTAATAATAGAATTTTagctaattaaatatttatggtaatttaattttaaattaaacagattaacgtttttttatgaatcaacagtttttaaatacaaaagcTACGATTTTCAagtcaaaaaattatctcttttttgtttttacatttcaaattaatcgtattataaaaatttttaaaaatattataaacaaaataaatgtttttcttCTGTTtctagataattatttatttatttattaaactcatttattgtaatattatacTGTTAGCTGTATCTCTCCATTAAAAGGCAAAATAATACTtgcaaaaataacataaatccAAGTTTTACATCAAGCTTAATTGCAGATTaacgtaaataattaaaaaaataatttcaaataaaatatacatggtatttttttgtattttattagattattaattaatatatattcatgactTAATTAACactaaaattaaacaacactACAACTCAAtgtttatatgaatttttttttttgtataaaattattattataaaaatacgtaatactaattaatttatatttctgttTCATTTTCAGTAACCCAAAAAAACCATTGGACTACAGATTTATCATGTATCCAATTAGTTTTTTGATAAGTGCAATATTTTTAGCAGCAACATTGGGTGCAGGTTGGTTATTACCAGCATCACATCATGTACTTCATTGGCGTTGTCAAACACACCATGTTGTATGTCTTATGTTTGGTGATTTATTGATGGCAATAATACAACTATGGAGTGATTCTCTTCCAGAAGAAAGCTGTAAAGCAATTGGtaagtcaataaataattattatttcatagaaaaaaaaaaaaataattaattactaacgtagaaaaaaaagagaagagaatttatttctaaatctCAACAGCCAcgtgttctttttttttatttttattctttgctGAATAGAGCAGCTGGTATATGCTCAAGTTATATGCATAAATACAACTTggtttaaatgaataaaaataaaaataatataaataaaaaaacacgtaACAAAAGTACGTTGAGTTATGCATACTCACGTATCGACTTTACTATTGCTACCTCGTTTGACtcggtcattttttttttttctcctttcattttttatatttttttttcatttattattatcatcgaggttattactattattattataaatatatattaattttttttttattccttatttatttatttcaacacgTATTAATAAATCTGGGAATATAACAACGACTTTCGGTGGCCTCATTTGcacttgaataatatttaaaagtagttttttttaaaaaaattattatttacaattgtttgtgtattgttgattttaatttttaaaaaaaattccaagttgttaaaatattttagtggtgataaatctataaaaaatagaaaatctatttgtttttatattttttttttttgctttccggTGAGAGGAGAGTATACTTTAAGTCGTAAAATTTATGTtgaagtttttatatatttttgttggaGCTGTCCTCGACCTCGACCCTGATTTGTTCTCTAGAAaataagataattattttaaatggcgttataatttttgattgcaaattacatattaaaaaaaatctaaaattaatgatgtcataattaataaaaatatgatgaataattttttttaaataaatatttgcattATGA from Aphidius gifuensis isolate YNYX2018 linkage group LG5, ASM1490517v1, whole genome shotgun sequence includes:
- the LOC122857292 gene encoding probable G-protein coupled receptor Mth-like 1; translated protein: MSLPKLTFLLTLVSLLTIVVSSTQQINVNKCCNIDEELLIDKKPANNDVVCIKTNLPWTPTYYNQSLPPPNKFVFGLPKTWKINNNKLPICSDDNVIDIIINRSANPIIIWSNGGAVLGTGLSFYQPNTFCADKNAIIVCVPKKNIANHAASTTRPRIHRCCLNNAVFSNERNTCENVKDPEDISKKLMPINSSSAEILPGFPTCANGQKYVIVGDSNNGVLQSDGGLIVDGINLPPLEYCVELIKELDGKGKIFACSEHAPKSNPKKPLDYRFIMYPISFLISAIFLAATLGAGWLLPASHHVLHWRCQTHHVVCLMFGDLLMAIIQLWSDSLPEESCKAIAILTHFFFLAAFFWLNTMCFNIWWTFRDLRPASLEKGQETLRLRVYACYAWGGPLLVAGLAAILDHLPPQENYTFLRPQFGRDKCWFYGDTEILAYFYGPIGLLLAINVIFFVATARELTCGLWKGEFVKSTTERAALGRVCLKLVVVMGVTWGFDIISWIAGGPHYLWYATDLLNALQGLFIFMVVGWQPQVRAGLKRLFNKNPRTNAGRQGNGLSTTSHGMPSMGDSVTQNPSTKTAPLETIC